A window of the Deltaproteobacteria bacterium HGW-Deltaproteobacteria-18 genome harbors these coding sequences:
- a CDS encoding C4-dicarboxylate ABC transporter, which produces MKKLVLVALSLMAAVGLAGSVDLAHAGKPLTLRIGHPMAPGNNVTLGIEKFKELVEAKSDKTIKIQIFGSAQLGSDRVTTEAAQAGTLDMSSCSSPNMASFSKAYMALDLPYITSPKYQQNLYKALDEGELGQELEKISNEIGLTTVMYSQYGYRNFVSTKKPLKTVADLAGLKVRTTDSPVEVEVAKALGMNPAPVAWGEVYTALQQGTVDAEGNTFSLLNDAKHTEVLKYAMDSNHNYSMHILLMNKKKFDSMTPEQQNIIREAAHEALVWQRGITDELEKKAWDAFKEKGIEVTVLSDEERTKLKELTAPVRDEFAKQLPANLLKLIMDTQK; this is translated from the coding sequence ATGAAGAAGCTTGTTTTAGTCGCATTGAGCCTCATGGCCGCAGTAGGGTTGGCAGGATCCGTAGACCTAGCACACGCCGGCAAACCCCTGACCCTGCGCATTGGCCACCCCATGGCCCCCGGAAACAATGTCACTTTGGGCATCGAGAAGTTCAAGGAGCTGGTGGAGGCCAAGAGCGACAAAACGATAAAGATCCAGATCTTCGGCAGCGCTCAGCTCGGCAGCGACCGCGTGACCACGGAAGCGGCCCAGGCCGGCACCCTGGACATGTCGTCCTGCTCCTCCCCGAACATGGCCAGCTTCAGCAAGGCCTACATGGCCCTCGACCTGCCATACATCACCTCCCCCAAGTATCAGCAGAACCTGTACAAGGCCCTTGATGAAGGCGAACTCGGCCAGGAACTGGAAAAGATTTCCAACGAGATCGGCCTGACCACCGTAATGTACAGCCAGTACGGCTACCGCAACTTTGTCAGCACGAAAAAGCCCCTGAAAACCGTGGCCGACCTTGCCGGCCTCAAGGTCCGCACCACCGACTCCCCGGTCGAGGTTGAAGTGGCCAAGGCGCTGGGCATGAACCCCGCTCCCGTTGCCTGGGGCGAAGTGTACACCGCCCTGCAGCAGGGCACCGTCGATGCCGAAGGCAACACCTTCTCCCTGCTCAACGACGCCAAGCACACAGAAGTGCTGAAGTACGCCATGGACTCCAACCACAACTACAGCATGCACATCCTGCTCATGAACAAGAAGAAGTTCGACAGCATGACTCCCGAACAGCAGAATATCATCCGCGAAGCCGCCCACGAAGCCCTCGTATGGCAGCGCGGCATCACCGATGAGCTTGAAAAGAAAGCCTGGGACGCCTTCAAGGAAAAGGGCATCGAAGTGACCGTCCTCAGCGACGAGGAACGCACCAAGCTGAAGGAACTGACCGCCCCCGTGCGTGATGAATTCGCCAAGCAGTTGCCCGCAAACCTGCTGAAGCTGATCATGGACACACAGAAATAG
- a CDS encoding C4-dicarboxylate ABC transporter substrate-binding protein encodes MEQNINCGTLPLSEVNSAPATRNIWNWIDENFEKVFLVAGLLAIIFFITFQTTYRYIIVHFASSAGAAVWTEELARFVFIWITYLALSVAIRKRSSIRIDIIYDRLPVRLQNASWIVVEVFFLILTLTICWYGWTQIERLREFPQLTTALRIPYIIPYMILPLGFGLMALRLLQNLTAQARICGLLDTGLALVATAAVIAPAVLAEYIEPLPALFGYFAVLCCLGVPIAISLGLSTLATVICSETLPIEYLAQTAFTSIDSFPIMAIPFFIAAGVFMGAGGLSQRLLALADEMLGGLYGGMALVTVATCMFFGAISGSGPATVAAIGALTIPAMIERGYDKFFAGAIVAAAGAIGVLIPPSNPFVVYGISAQVSIGDLFIGGIVPGVLTGLVLMGYSYFYAKSRNWRGEARKRTLASLTAAIWDAKWALMVPVIVLGGIYGGVMTPTEAAAVAAFYGLIVGVFVYREIDARKFVNCCIEACETSATIIVLMAMATLFGNIMTLEDVPGTIARAILGFTESKIVVLLLINVLLLIVGTFMEALAAIVILTPILLPVVTGVGVSPLHFGIIMVVNLAIGFITPPVGVNLFVASGISKAKLEYLSRAVLPMLLLMILVLLVVTYIPEVPLFFISK; translated from the coding sequence ATGGAACAGAATATCAACTGCGGTACACTCCCACTGAGTGAAGTGAACTCCGCCCCCGCAACCAGAAACATCTGGAACTGGATCGACGAAAATTTTGAAAAAGTCTTTCTCGTAGCCGGCCTGCTTGCGATCATATTTTTCATCACGTTTCAGACGACATACAGGTACATCATCGTCCACTTCGCCAGCTCTGCGGGCGCTGCGGTATGGACTGAGGAGCTGGCCCGTTTTGTTTTCATCTGGATCACCTACCTCGCCCTGTCCGTTGCCATCAGGAAGCGCAGTTCCATCCGCATCGACATCATCTACGACCGGCTCCCGGTGCGACTGCAGAACGCGAGCTGGATCGTCGTCGAGGTCTTTTTCCTGATCCTCACCCTGACCATCTGCTGGTACGGCTGGACCCAGATTGAACGACTGAGGGAATTCCCCCAGCTCACGACGGCTCTGAGAATTCCGTACATCATCCCCTACATGATCCTGCCTCTGGGCTTCGGACTCATGGCTCTCCGTCTGCTGCAGAACCTGACCGCCCAAGCCAGAATTTGCGGCCTCCTGGACACCGGTCTCGCCCTCGTCGCCACCGCTGCCGTCATCGCCCCCGCAGTGCTGGCCGAGTACATCGAGCCGTTACCGGCCCTGTTCGGCTATTTCGCCGTCCTGTGCTGCCTAGGTGTTCCCATCGCCATTTCCCTGGGTCTGTCCACCCTGGCTACGGTCATTTGCTCCGAGACCCTGCCCATCGAATACCTGGCCCAGACCGCCTTCACGTCCATCGACTCCTTCCCCATCATGGCCATCCCGTTTTTCATCGCGGCCGGGGTGTTCATGGGCGCGGGCGGCCTGTCGCAACGACTGCTTGCCCTGGCAGATGAAATGCTCGGAGGACTCTATGGCGGCATGGCCCTGGTCACCGTCGCCACCTGCATGTTCTTCGGCGCAATCAGCGGCTCCGGACCGGCTACCGTGGCCGCCATCGGTGCGCTGACCATCCCTGCCATGATCGAACGCGGTTACGACAAGTTCTTTGCCGGCGCCATCGTCGCGGCGGCGGGAGCCATCGGAGTGCTCATCCCACCGAGCAACCCCTTTGTCGTCTACGGCATCTCCGCCCAGGTCTCCATCGGCGACCTGTTCATAGGCGGCATCGTGCCAGGCGTTCTGACGGGCCTGGTACTCATGGGCTATTCGTACTTCTACGCCAAATCCCGCAACTGGCGCGGCGAAGCGCGCAAAAGGACGCTGGCATCCCTCACGGCCGCAATCTGGGACGCCAAGTGGGCGCTCATGGTTCCGGTCATCGTCCTGGGCGGCATCTACGGCGGCGTCATGACTCCCACGGAAGCCGCCGCCGTAGCCGCCTTCTACGGACTCATCGTCGGCGTGTTCGTTTACCGGGAAATCGACGCCCGCAAGTTCGTGAACTGCTGCATCGAAGCCTGCGAGACATCGGCGACCATCATCGTGCTCATGGCCATGGCCACGCTCTTCGGCAACATCATGACCCTGGAGGACGTGCCCGGCACCATCGCCCGCGCCATCCTCGGCTTCACCGAGAGCAAGATCGTCGTACTGCTGCTCATCAACGTGCTGCTGCTCATCGTCGGCACCTTCATGGAAGCCCTGGCCGCCATCGTCATCCTCACGCCGATCCTGCTGCCCGTGGTCACGGGAGTGGGCGTCTCGCCTCTGCATTTCGGTATCATCATGGTCGTCAACCTGGCCATCGGCTTCATCACCCCGCCTGTGGGCGTAAACCTCTTCGTCGCCAGCGGCATTTCCAAGGCCAAGCTGGAATACCTGTCGCGAGCCGTCTTGCCCATGCTGCTGCTCATGATCCTTGTACTCCTCGTGGTGACCTACATTCCTGAAGTTCCGCTCTTCTTCATCTCGAAATAA
- a CDS encoding amidohydrolase — protein sequence MKIIDFRFRPNTPEIINGIKTSAMFKAACKAIGFDARQPQPLPEIVADLDSRGVERAVITGRDCETTYGSPANNGSVLEFCKAYPEKFIGFWGIDPHKKMAAVYEIVRAVEEHGMKGIAIDPYLAHIPACEARYYPLYTKCAELNLPVFVTMAPPPQVPGAIMDYADPRHIDQVARDFPELTIIMSHGGYPYVNESVYACLRNANVYMDFSEYERAPMADVFVQAMSTIIQDKVVFASAHPFIELADALDAYASFPLTDEVRRKVMYDNARRILGL from the coding sequence ATGAAAATCATCGATTTCCGTTTCCGTCCCAACACTCCCGAGATAATTAACGGCATCAAGACCAGCGCCATGTTCAAGGCTGCCTGCAAGGCCATCGGGTTTGACGCCCGCCAGCCCCAGCCCCTACCCGAAATCGTGGCCGATCTGGACAGCCGGGGTGTCGAACGCGCGGTCATTACCGGGCGGGACTGCGAAACCACCTACGGCTCTCCCGCCAATAACGGAAGCGTGCTGGAGTTCTGCAAGGCCTATCCGGAAAAGTTCATCGGCTTCTGGGGCATCGACCCGCACAAGAAAATGGCCGCCGTTTATGAAATCGTCAGGGCCGTCGAAGAACACGGCATGAAGGGCATCGCCATCGACCCCTACCTGGCTCACATCCCGGCCTGCGAAGCCCGCTACTACCCGCTCTACACCAAATGCGCCGAACTGAACCTGCCGGTTTTCGTGACCATGGCCCCTCCGCCGCAGGTCCCCGGCGCGATCATGGACTACGCCGATCCCCGCCACATCGACCAGGTCGCCCGTGATTTTCCCGAACTGACCATCATCATGAGCCATGGCGGTTATCCCTACGTCAACGAGAGCGTCTACGCCTGTCTGCGCAACGCCAATGTGTACATGGATTTCTCCGAATACGAGCGTGCGCCCATGGCCGATGTCTTCGTGCAGGCCATGAGCACCATCATCCAGGACAAGGTCGTCTTCGCCAGCGCCCACCCCTTCATCGAACTGGCCGACGCCCTTGACGCCTACGCCTCCTTCCCCCTAACGGACGAGGTCCGGCGCAAGGTCATGTACGACAACGCTCGCCGCATCCTGGGCCTCTAG
- a CDS encoding sulfite exporter TauE/SafE family protein encodes MDSTLYLITMCGWLLGGFVNGIVGFGAALVAMPIVASGLDMPLAVSTCGLVVLSLNLQMAWNYRSELDSSGIKAVILGGIPGAFCGLLILKNIPESGLKIGLGALLVVYSLWGLSGTQVNKRKLATSWGMLAGFLSTGLGTAFGFNGPPLAVYLSLRGGTQQQIKAALGAFFIVSGLFIVAAHALSGLYSAQTFWLVAAALPAVWLGAWGGIRVSGRLKDLSFQRVLFIMILIMGLNMAWKALPIA; translated from the coding sequence ATGGACTCTACCCTCTATCTCATAACCATGTGCGGTTGGCTCCTGGGCGGATTCGTCAATGGCATCGTCGGCTTCGGCGCGGCCCTGGTGGCCATGCCCATCGTGGCATCGGGGCTGGACATGCCGCTGGCCGTCTCCACCTGCGGTCTGGTGGTCCTTTCGCTGAACCTGCAGATGGCCTGGAATTATCGCAGCGAGCTTGACTCCAGCGGCATCAAGGCCGTGATTCTGGGCGGGATTCCCGGTGCGTTCTGCGGCCTGCTGATCCTGAAAAATATCCCCGAGTCCGGGCTGAAGATTGGGCTTGGAGCCCTGCTCGTCGTCTATTCCCTCTGGGGCCTGAGCGGCACACAGGTGAACAAGCGGAAGCTGGCCACCTCCTGGGGCATGCTGGCCGGATTCCTGTCCACGGGTCTGGGCACGGCCTTCGGATTCAATGGCCCGCCCCTGGCCGTGTACCTGTCCCTGCGCGGCGGCACCCAGCAGCAGATCAAGGCGGCCCTGGGCGCATTCTTCATCGTCAGCGGACTCTTCATCGTCGCGGCCCACGCCCTGAGCGGACTGTACAGCGCGCAAACATTCTGGCTCGTCGCCGCAGCCCTGCCTGCGGTCTGGCTTGGTGCGTGGGGCGGAATACGGGTGTCCGGAAGGCTGAAAGATCTGTCCTTTCAACGAGTGCTCTTCATCATGATTCTGATCATGGGTCTCAACATGGCCTGGAAAGCGCTGCCAATCGCATGA